Genomic DNA from Paenibacillus donghaensis:
TGTTGCGGTAGCGGGCATCTTGATTCAGAGAAGGAAATCCATGACGGTGCCAAGCTGGCAGAACAATGTACAGGAAATAGCGATGGTTACGACTCCGGCACTGGCTTATGCTTATGCGGCTATTGTTCCAGAATTAGCTACCTATCTAGTAGCAGCACTGATCTTATATACCTTCATTACCCGCAAGTATCTGATTGCGCTGGCTTCCGGGGTGCTTATACTTGGGGGGACCGTGATGCTATCCTGGATGAGCAGTGATTATGTACGAGACAATATTATAGGAGCCATTAACCCGCAGCTTAACCCTGATTCCAGCGGCTTCATCTATAACAGGTTACGCGAGACTATAAGCACTGCGGGATGGTGGGGACACGGTTTCGGCGTATTGCCGGAGAATCTGCCATATGTGTATACGGACACGATAGCCGCCTATTTAATCTATTCTTTTGGCTGGGGAGGCGGATTGATTCTGATAAGCATCGGGGTGCTGTTCTTCAGCAGGCTTGTCAAGGCTATTAGGGCGATCCGCCATTCCTACGGACAAGCACTTGTATTGGCGATGGCTGTCATGCTGGGGCTGCGGCTCGCTTATGGACTGGCGACAATGAGCGGGCGGATGGTACTGACCTCGATTCCTTTTCCATTCCTTAGCTACGGATCGCATATTATCTTCGAATACGCCGCACTTGGTCTGCTGATGGGTATCTACCGGCGTAAGGATATTGTACGGCCCGATCAGCTCCCTATTTCCGGCTAACGTTTCAGAAGCAGCGCTCGTGTCCAACAATAAGTATACCTGTATCAACGCATCCTAAGGAGGACACCGAGATGATAAATCAGGAGCTGAACTACTCCATGTGGAAGATGTTCTATGGCACAGATAACACACTGGCTTATGATTATGAGCACACCAGTATAATTCTGACGCCTGATCCGAAGGAAAAGGGGAAATTCATTAGATGAAAAAGCGGTACGGCAACACAAGCCTCCGGGTGCTCTTGCTCCTGCTGTCCATAGGGATGATAACGGCTGGACCTCAGCTGGCCTCTGCCGCTTACAGCGGATCATCCGCCGATAAAGTGCTGCAGCAGATGGGGCTTGAGAAGCAGCGGGCCTTCCCGCAGGGGTTTGTCTATCTGGATGAGGTAATCCCAACAGCGGAATACGAAATCCGATACTACGGCGACAATAACTTTGTAGGCAGACGGATTGACGGCTATAAGGCGCCGCTGGCGATTTATTCCAGCAAGGGAGCAGCGGCACTGAAGGCGGTAAGCGATGAGCTGGAACCCAAAGGCTACATTCTCAAGATTCATGATGCCTACCGGCCGCAGCAGGCAGTCAATCATTTTGTCCGCTGGTCGCAGAATGCAGCGGATCTGAAGATGAAGGCGCAGTATTATCCGGCACTGGATAAGCGCAATTTGTTCAAGCTTGGCTTCATCGCCCGCAAATCCGGCCATTCCAGAGGCAGCACGATTGATCTCACCCTGGCGGATGCGAAGAGTGGAGAGGAGCTGGACATGGGCAGCCCGTATGATTTTTTCGGCAGCATTTCTTATTATGAGACGAAGCTGATCACACCCGCCCAGCAGCGAAATCGTGCCATTCTGAAGAATGCGATGGTCAAGCACGGCTTTAAGCCTTACAGCAAGGAATGGTGGCATTTCACACTGGTGAAGGAACCTTTCCCGCAGCAGTATTTCAATTTCAAGGTGGAATAAAAGAACGACCGCAGCCGATATTTAGTTTTCAGACAAGACAAGCTTTGCTTACGCTCCTTCGGGAGATAGGGGTGAGGCCTGTTTTTTGTATGCCGAGGGATTGACAGGACTAAATTGCAGGAGTATCTTTAAATTAAATTAAACGATGTTTAAAACAGTGTTTATCAAATAGGAAGGAGGCTACTTGCACAACCTATGACTCATGACAGAACCCAGACGGAATCAACGGTAGATAAAGATACGAAACAAATTATTCTGGAAGCTACGGTGGAGTTAATCCGGGAAGAAGGGTTTGGCTGCGCAACGCTGCGCAAAATTGCCAGCCGCGCCAACACGAATCTTGCGCTGGTGAATTATTATTTTGGTTCCAAGGACCAATTACTTTCCGACGCGATGCGAATGCTGATCTCCACCTTTGACGAAGTCTTTGCAGCGCTGGAGGACCCGGCTATGGGGCCCAAGGAGCGGCTTAAGCATTTTTTTGTTGCTCTCCTGGGCAAGGTGCAGCAGTATCCCGGATTGGTCCGCAAGATGATGGATCAGACACAGCATATTATTGGCTCGCACACCGAATACAGCCGATACTGGAAGGTGATGCGGGTTCAGCAGATGCATGCCGTCCTGACGGAGATCACCGGAGAAACAGAGGAGAGCAGACTGTCTACCATGCTGGTTCAGCTCTATGGGGCGGCTATATTCAGCTTGACCCTAAGCAGCTGTCCGAACACGGATGAAGGAGAGAAGCTTCCCTTGGGATTCACCCTGCTCTCCGTTACAGAGCAAATTGATGAATTGATTGAGCGTTATTTCTATCAGTATAAGTAAACAATTAATTATAAAGAGAGAAGAGTGGAGAACTGGTGTCAAATCTAAACACAACCCATAACACAGCCGAGGAGCAGCCTTTCTCGCTGAAGGCCATTATTCCGCCTCTACTGGCAATTATCGTAGGGATGATTATGGTTATTCTGGATGGAACGGTCGTTAACGTAGCTGTACCCAAGCTGGTGGAGTATTTCTCTACCGATCTGAAGACTATTCAATGGGCAATTACCGGGTATACGCTGGCGCTCGCTGCGGTTATACCGCTTGCCGGCTATATGACTGACCGGTTTGGCTCGAAGCAGGTATTTCTCGTCACTGTAGGTATGTTCGTGTTAGGTTCAATTCTATGCTCGTTCGCGCAGACCTCCGGTCAGCTGATCCTCTTCCGTATCATCCAGGGACTGGGCGGAGGCATGGTGGCGCCGATCGGCCTTGCCATGGTATTCCGGCTGGCGCCGCTGGAGCGCAGAGGTTCAATCATGGGTATGCTGGGCATTCCGATGCTGCTTGCTCCCGCACTGGGACCGGTGCTGTCGGGCTGGCTGATTGAATATGTGAGCTGGCATTGGATCTTCCTGATCAACCTGCCAATCGGGATCGTTGGGATAATTCTGGGGATTAAATATCTGCCGAAGACGGAGAAGAAGGGCAAAGCGCATCTGGATCTGTTCGGCATCATTCTGGCGCCGATTGCGTTCTCTATGCTGGCATACGGTGTGAACGAAGGCGGAGGCGGCAGTTGGTCCTCAACCTCGACGATTGTAGGATTGTCTGTCGGTGGCGTTGCGCTGATCCTGTTCATCATCGTGGAACTGCTGCATAAGCACCCGCTGCTGGAGCTGCGGGTCTTCCGCTCCTCCGACTTCACACGCGGTATCATCTTGACCTGGGTTACCCAGGCCGCACTGTTCGGGTCGATGCTGTTTGTACCGCTGTATCTGCAGCAGATTCGTAATTTCACACCGCTGGAAACCGGACTGATCCTGCTTCCACAAGCCTTATCCTCCGGGATAGGCATGCCGCTCGGCGGACGGCTGTTTGACAAGATTGGGGCACGTCCCTTGGCGTTCGTCGGACTTAGCATCATCTCGACTGCACTGTTCCTGCTCTCCGGCATCACGGTCGATACCGGCCTGCCGTTCATCATGATGTGTCTGGCCTTCATGGGTCTGGGTATGGGCTTGTCGATGATGCCGCTGAACACTCATGTGCTGAACTCGGCACCGAAGGAACTGGTCGGACGGGTCACACCGCTGACTGCGGCTGCCCAGCAGGTCGTTGTGTCCTTCGCCGTTGCGGGCATGACCGGTTACCTGACCAGCCAGATCGCGGTGCATTCCACGGAGCTGGTGCAGGGCGGCAATCCGTTATCTGCCGCTGTGCTTGGCTTCAATGATGTGTTCTTCCTGGCTGGCTGCATTGCCGTGGCCGGGGTGGTAATCAGCATCATTCTGCGCAAGCCGAAAGCAGCAGCGAAACCATCTCCCGAAGATGGACATGCCGGGGAACCTGCGGTGATGATTCATTAAAGCTTGTCATAGCAAAAAGAGCCGGACTTCCGTATGCGGAGGGCCGGCTTTTGTGTTGGTACTACTTAGGTCCAGCTCTTTTACTATTCAGTTTCAGCGTGGAATGTGAGGTTGCCAAGAACGTACGGAGCAAATAAATGCGAAACTGCAACTAATTTCTGTCGAATCCTCCATCAGTAGGCGTTTAAGTGCGAATCCGCAACTAATTTCGAGTAAATCAAGCCTCATACGCTCAAACGGCCAAATTAGGTGCCTTTATGCACTTATTTGTTCCAAAACGGAAAAAGTAGATTGATTAGATGCACTTTTGCAACTAAATCATAGGTTCGAACTTATGCAAATCAC
This window encodes:
- a CDS encoding TetR/AcrR family transcriptional regulator, translating into MTHDRTQTESTVDKDTKQIILEATVELIREEGFGCATLRKIASRANTNLALVNYYFGSKDQLLSDAMRMLISTFDEVFAALEDPAMGPKERLKHFFVALLGKVQQYPGLVRKMMDQTQHIIGSHTEYSRYWKVMRVQQMHAVLTEITGETEESRLSTMLVQLYGAAIFSLTLSSCPNTDEGEKLPLGFTLLSVTEQIDELIERYFYQYK
- a CDS encoding FtsW/RodA/SpoVE family cell cycle protein gives rise to the protein MMKSELELDFLDEVCGQVSAQEAHAEIRRELGSHLEDLIAEREVLGESREQAIAWALAQMGEPRKLGRSLHQVHKPRIPWGLLAVMMLMSIISLLVMSSIQFSPVELPYDLNILENHSVNMVLGIVLMVGFYFIDYRKIIKISWLLYGASLGIILLTMLNSVTINGKAYYMHLMMLRVNLISFTPYLLLVAVAGILIQRRKSMTVPSWQNNVQEIAMVTTPALAYAYAAIVPELATYLVAALILYTFITRKYLIALASGVLILGGTVMLSWMSSDYVRDNIIGAINPQLNPDSSGFIYNRLRETISTAGWWGHGFGVLPENLPYVYTDTIAAYLIYSFGWGGGLILISIGVLFFSRLVKAIRAIRHSYGQALVLAMAVMLGLRLAYGLATMSGRMVLTSIPFPFLSYGSHIIFEYAALGLLMGIYRRKDIVRPDQLPISG
- a CDS encoding M15 family metallopeptidase — protein: MKKRYGNTSLRVLLLLLSIGMITAGPQLASAAYSGSSADKVLQQMGLEKQRAFPQGFVYLDEVIPTAEYEIRYYGDNNFVGRRIDGYKAPLAIYSSKGAAALKAVSDELEPKGYILKIHDAYRPQQAVNHFVRWSQNAADLKMKAQYYPALDKRNLFKLGFIARKSGHSRGSTIDLTLADAKSGEELDMGSPYDFFGSISYYETKLITPAQQRNRAILKNAMVKHGFKPYSKEWWHFTLVKEPFPQQYFNFKVE
- a CDS encoding MDR family MFS transporter; its protein translation is MSNLNTTHNTAEEQPFSLKAIIPPLLAIIVGMIMVILDGTVVNVAVPKLVEYFSTDLKTIQWAITGYTLALAAVIPLAGYMTDRFGSKQVFLVTVGMFVLGSILCSFAQTSGQLILFRIIQGLGGGMVAPIGLAMVFRLAPLERRGSIMGMLGIPMLLAPALGPVLSGWLIEYVSWHWIFLINLPIGIVGIILGIKYLPKTEKKGKAHLDLFGIILAPIAFSMLAYGVNEGGGGSWSSTSTIVGLSVGGVALILFIIVELLHKHPLLELRVFRSSDFTRGIILTWVTQAALFGSMLFVPLYLQQIRNFTPLETGLILLPQALSSGIGMPLGGRLFDKIGARPLAFVGLSIISTALFLLSGITVDTGLPFIMMCLAFMGLGMGLSMMPLNTHVLNSAPKELVGRVTPLTAAAQQVVVSFAVAGMTGYLTSQIAVHSTELVQGGNPLSAAVLGFNDVFFLAGCIAVAGVVISIILRKPKAAAKPSPEDGHAGEPAVMIH